One segment of Carya illinoinensis cultivar Pawnee chromosome 1, C.illinoinensisPawnee_v1, whole genome shotgun sequence DNA contains the following:
- the LOC122280941 gene encoding uncharacterized protein LOC122280941 isoform X5, producing MVSGGSAVEGGETQLLSARVRKTIQSIKEIVGNHSELDIYAVLKETNMDPNETAQKLLNQDPFHEVRRKREKKKESTGYKDSVDPHRHFENVGQEIKFSTHSHRNVRRGGYTRNVLPLNLRQGIKFCVVRDNRVNQNTEKEVKPTSPQRTRSTNEKVIPNVPTKGFTGTSGSQKPPGGRSSSQTLNGPVDSHPRHARDASSRDSDGKVLEEKQASVPSPNLRVQAAKSNNSQPNPAILASGSSAIGVYSSSTDPVHVPSPDSRSSGTVGAIKREVGVVGVRRQHSDNSVKMSTVLSSSFSKSLLGKDGSTEASRPLNAISRTDDLNQTTETDSVIASMSVSRSFLSNQYSGRPHQQPAGHQKGAHHKIEWKPKSSQKVTVSSPGVIGTPTKSVSPSAENSKDLDSETAKLQDKLSSVNINEHQNVIIAQHIRVPETDRCRLTFGSIGTEFDSSRNLIAGLQAVGTTEESNVEPAMSLSVSAPESSGDDASGSRLAEAHDSQVRNSGSDSPASVVDSEHQLPDEKESSSPQNLDNYADIGLVRENSPSYAPSESQQHQDPPELPGFSAYDPQTGYDIPYFRPTMDETMRGQGLPSPQEALSSHTANSIPASTIAMVQQQQQQQQQQSSVAQMYPQVHFPHFANLLPYRQFLPPLYVSPMAMPGYSSNPAYPHPSNGSSYLLMSGGSSHLNASSMKYGVQQFKPVLAGNPTGFGNFTNPTGYINAPGVVGGATGLEDSSRVKYKDSNIYVSNPQAEASEIWIQNPRELPGMHWIQNPRELPGMQSTPYYNMPAQSPHGAYMPSHTGHASFNAAAAQSSHMQFPGMYHPPPQPAAIANPHHLAPAMGGNVGVGVAAAAPGSQVGAYQQAELGHLNWTTNF from the exons ATGGTCTCTGGCGGCTCGGCAGTCGAGGGCGGTGAAACTCAGTTACTTTCTGCGCGTGTGCGCAAGACCATCCAATCAATCAAGGAAATTGTGGGCAATCACTCTGAATTGGATATCTATGCGGTCCTGAAGGAAACTAACATGGATCCTAATGAAACCGCACAGAAATTGCTCAACCAAG ATCCATTTCATGAGgtgaggaggaaaagagagaagaaaaaggag AGTACTGGTTACAAGGACTCTGTGGATCCACATAGGCATTTTGAGAATGTTGGTCAAGAGATAAAATTTTCTACACATTCTCATCGTAATGTCCGAAGAGGAGGCTATACACGGAATGTTTTACCTCTTAATTTAAGACAAG GCATCAAGTTCTGTGTTGTGAGAGATAACAGAGTTAATCAAAACACGGAGAAAGAGGTGAAGCCTACTTCACCACAACGTACAAGATCTACCAATGAGAAAGTGATACCAAATGTTCCTACAAAGGG CTTTACAGGAACCTCAGGCAGCCAGAAGCCTCCTGGTGGACGGAGTTCATCTCAGACTTTGAATGGGCCGGTTGATTCACACCCTAGACATGCTCGAGATGCCAGTTCAAGGGACAGTGATGGGAAGGTACTAGAGGAAAAGCAGGCGTCAGTTCCCAGCCCAAATTTGCGGGTGCAAGCAGCAAAGTCAAACAACTCCCAACCAAATCCTGCAATTCTGGCATCAGGCAGTTCTGCTATTGGGGTGTATTCCTCTTCCACAGATCCAGTTCATGTGCCATCTCCAGATTCCAGGTCTTCAGGCACTGTTGGAGCTATTAAACGGGAAGTTGGTGTTGTTGGTGTTCGCAGACAGCATTCTGACAACTCTGTCAAAATGTCCACTGTGCTTAGTAGTTCTTTCTCAAAGTCACTTTTGGGAAAGGATGGTTCTACAGAAGCATCACGACCTCTCAATGCCATTTCGAGAACTGACGACCTCAACCAAACAACTGAAACTGATTCTGTTATTGCCAGCATGTCCGTAAGCAGATCATTCTTAAGCAACCAATATAGTGGCAGGCCACATCAACAACCTGCGGGTCATCAAAAAG GTGCCCATCATAAAATAGAGTGGAAACCTAAATCAAGCCAAAAGGTGACTGTTAGTAGCCCTGGGGTGATTGGAACACCTACAAAATCTGTTTCACCTTCTGCTGAGAATTCCAAGGATTTGGATTCTGAAACTGCTAAGTTGCAAGATAAGCTTTCTAGTGTAAACATAAATGAGCATCAGAATGTGATCATAGCACAGCATATTCGAGTCCCTGAGACTGATCGCTGTCGGCTCACTTTTGGAAGCATTGGGACAGAGTTTGATTCTTCAAGGAATCTTATTGCTGGACTGCAGGCTGTAGGAACTACAGAAGAATCAAATGTAGAACCTGCTATGAG TTTGTCGGTGTCAGCTCCAGAGTCTTCTGGCGATGATGCTTCTGGCAGCAGGCTGGCAGAGGCACATGATAGCCAAGTTAGAAATTCTGGATCTGATTCTCCAGCTTCTGTAGTGGATTCTGAGCATCAATTGCCTGATGAGAAAGAGTCCTCAAGCCCTCAGAATTTGGACAATTATGCAGATATTGGATTGGTTCGAGAGAACAGTCCATCTTATGCTCCTTCAGAGTCGCAACAGCATCAAGATCCTCCTGAACTACCAGGGTTTTCG GCATATGATCCTCAGACCGGTTATGATATACCCTATTTTAGACCCACAATGGATGAAACTATGCGGGGCCAGGGTTTACCATCTCCTCAGgag GCTTTAAGTTCACATACAGCCAACAGCATCCCTGCATCAACAATTGCCATGgttcagcagcagcagcagcagcagcagcagcaatcATCTGTAGCACAGATGTACCCGCAAGTTCATTTTCCCCATTTTGCCAATCTTTTGCCATACCGCCAATTCCTGCCCCCACTTTATGTTTCACCTATGGCCATGCCTGGCTATTCTAGCAACCCTGCCTATCCCCACCCATCAAATGGTAGCAGTTACTTGCTGATGTCAGGAGGTAGTTCACATCTAAATGCAAGCAGCATGAAGTATGGAGTTCAACAGTTCAAGCCTGTTCTGGCTGGCAATCCCACAGGGTTTGGGAATTTTACCAATCCAACCGGGTATATTAATGCTCCTGGTGTGGTTGGTGGTGCAACTGGGCTCGAAGACTCATCTCGAGTCAAATACAAAGATAGCAACATTTATGTCTCAAATCCGCAG GCCGAGGCATCTGAAATTTGGATTCAAAACCCAAGGGAGCTTCCGGGTATGCATTGGATTCAAAACCCAAGGGAGCTTCCGGGTATGCAATCCACTCCATACTACAACATGCCAGCGCAATCACCCCATGGTGCATATATGCCATCCCACACAGGTCATGCTTCCTTTAATGCAGCTGCTGCACAATCTTCTCACATGCAATTTCCGGGTATGTACCATCCTCCTCCGCAGCCGGCTGCAATTGCTAATCCACACCACTTAGCACCTGCTATGGGTGGTAATGTCGGGGTTGGTGTGGCTGCAGCTGCCCCTGGTTCACAGGTGGGTGCCTATCAACAGGCCGAACTGGGTCATCTCAATTGGACAACCAACTTCTGa
- the LOC122280941 gene encoding uncharacterized protein LOC122280941 isoform X3, giving the protein MVSGGSAVEGGETQLLSARVRKTIQSIKEIVGNHSELDIYAVLKETNMDPNETAQKLLNQDPFHEVRRKREKKKESTGYKDSVDPHRHFENVGQEIKFSTHSHRNVRRGGYTRNVLPLNLRQGIKFCVVRDNRVNQNTEKEVKPTSPQRTRSTNEKVIPNVPTKGSFTGTSGSQKPPGGRSSSQTLNGPVDSHPRHARDASSRDSDGKVLEEKQASVPSPNLRVQAAKSNNSQPNPAILASGSSAIGVYSSSTDPVHVPSPDSRSSGTVGAIKREVGVVGVRRQHSDNSVKMSTVLSSSFSKSLLGKDGSTEASRPLNAISRTDDLNQTTETDSVIASMSVSRSFLSNQYSGRPHQQPAGHQKGAHHKIEWKPKSSQKVTVSSPGVIGTPTKSVSPSAENSKDLDSETAKLQDKLSSVNINEHQNVIIAQHIRVPETDRCRLTFGSIGTEFDSSRNLIAGLQAVGTTEESNVEPAMSLSVSAPESSGDDASGSRLAEAHDSQVRNSGSDSPASVVDSEHQLPDEKESSSPQNLDNYADIGLVRENSPSYAPSESQQHQDPPELPGFSQAYDPQTGYDIPYFRPTMDETMRGQGLPSPQEALSSHTANSIPASTIAMVQQQQQQQQQQSSVAQMYPQVHFPHFANLLPYRQFLPPLYVSPMAMPGYSSNPAYPHPSNGSSYLLMSGGSSHLNASSMKYGVQQFKPVLAGNPTGFGNFTNPTGYINAPGVVGGATGLEDSSRVKYKDSNIYVSNPQAEASEIWIQNPRELPGMHWIQNPRELPGMQSTPYYNMPAQSPHGAYMPSHTGHASFNAAAAQSSHMQFPGMYHPPPQPAAIANPHHLAPAMGGNVGVGVAAAAPGSQVGAYQQAELGHLNWTTNF; this is encoded by the exons ATGGTCTCTGGCGGCTCGGCAGTCGAGGGCGGTGAAACTCAGTTACTTTCTGCGCGTGTGCGCAAGACCATCCAATCAATCAAGGAAATTGTGGGCAATCACTCTGAATTGGATATCTATGCGGTCCTGAAGGAAACTAACATGGATCCTAATGAAACCGCACAGAAATTGCTCAACCAAG ATCCATTTCATGAGgtgaggaggaaaagagagaagaaaaaggag AGTACTGGTTACAAGGACTCTGTGGATCCACATAGGCATTTTGAGAATGTTGGTCAAGAGATAAAATTTTCTACACATTCTCATCGTAATGTCCGAAGAGGAGGCTATACACGGAATGTTTTACCTCTTAATTTAAGACAAG GCATCAAGTTCTGTGTTGTGAGAGATAACAGAGTTAATCAAAACACGGAGAAAGAGGTGAAGCCTACTTCACCACAACGTACAAGATCTACCAATGAGAAAGTGATACCAAATGTTCCTACAAAGGG CAGCTTTACAGGAACCTCAGGCAGCCAGAAGCCTCCTGGTGGACGGAGTTCATCTCAGACTTTGAATGGGCCGGTTGATTCACACCCTAGACATGCTCGAGATGCCAGTTCAAGGGACAGTGATGGGAAGGTACTAGAGGAAAAGCAGGCGTCAGTTCCCAGCCCAAATTTGCGGGTGCAAGCAGCAAAGTCAAACAACTCCCAACCAAATCCTGCAATTCTGGCATCAGGCAGTTCTGCTATTGGGGTGTATTCCTCTTCCACAGATCCAGTTCATGTGCCATCTCCAGATTCCAGGTCTTCAGGCACTGTTGGAGCTATTAAACGGGAAGTTGGTGTTGTTGGTGTTCGCAGACAGCATTCTGACAACTCTGTCAAAATGTCCACTGTGCTTAGTAGTTCTTTCTCAAAGTCACTTTTGGGAAAGGATGGTTCTACAGAAGCATCACGACCTCTCAATGCCATTTCGAGAACTGACGACCTCAACCAAACAACTGAAACTGATTCTGTTATTGCCAGCATGTCCGTAAGCAGATCATTCTTAAGCAACCAATATAGTGGCAGGCCACATCAACAACCTGCGGGTCATCAAAAAG GTGCCCATCATAAAATAGAGTGGAAACCTAAATCAAGCCAAAAGGTGACTGTTAGTAGCCCTGGGGTGATTGGAACACCTACAAAATCTGTTTCACCTTCTGCTGAGAATTCCAAGGATTTGGATTCTGAAACTGCTAAGTTGCAAGATAAGCTTTCTAGTGTAAACATAAATGAGCATCAGAATGTGATCATAGCACAGCATATTCGAGTCCCTGAGACTGATCGCTGTCGGCTCACTTTTGGAAGCATTGGGACAGAGTTTGATTCTTCAAGGAATCTTATTGCTGGACTGCAGGCTGTAGGAACTACAGAAGAATCAAATGTAGAACCTGCTATGAG TTTGTCGGTGTCAGCTCCAGAGTCTTCTGGCGATGATGCTTCTGGCAGCAGGCTGGCAGAGGCACATGATAGCCAAGTTAGAAATTCTGGATCTGATTCTCCAGCTTCTGTAGTGGATTCTGAGCATCAATTGCCTGATGAGAAAGAGTCCTCAAGCCCTCAGAATTTGGACAATTATGCAGATATTGGATTGGTTCGAGAGAACAGTCCATCTTATGCTCCTTCAGAGTCGCAACAGCATCAAGATCCTCCTGAACTACCAGGGTTTTCG CAGGCATATGATCCTCAGACCGGTTATGATATACCCTATTTTAGACCCACAATGGATGAAACTATGCGGGGCCAGGGTTTACCATCTCCTCAGgag GCTTTAAGTTCACATACAGCCAACAGCATCCCTGCATCAACAATTGCCATGgttcagcagcagcagcagcagcagcagcagcaatcATCTGTAGCACAGATGTACCCGCAAGTTCATTTTCCCCATTTTGCCAATCTTTTGCCATACCGCCAATTCCTGCCCCCACTTTATGTTTCACCTATGGCCATGCCTGGCTATTCTAGCAACCCTGCCTATCCCCACCCATCAAATGGTAGCAGTTACTTGCTGATGTCAGGAGGTAGTTCACATCTAAATGCAAGCAGCATGAAGTATGGAGTTCAACAGTTCAAGCCTGTTCTGGCTGGCAATCCCACAGGGTTTGGGAATTTTACCAATCCAACCGGGTATATTAATGCTCCTGGTGTGGTTGGTGGTGCAACTGGGCTCGAAGACTCATCTCGAGTCAAATACAAAGATAGCAACATTTATGTCTCAAATCCGCAG GCCGAGGCATCTGAAATTTGGATTCAAAACCCAAGGGAGCTTCCGGGTATGCATTGGATTCAAAACCCAAGGGAGCTTCCGGGTATGCAATCCACTCCATACTACAACATGCCAGCGCAATCACCCCATGGTGCATATATGCCATCCCACACAGGTCATGCTTCCTTTAATGCAGCTGCTGCACAATCTTCTCACATGCAATTTCCGGGTATGTACCATCCTCCTCCGCAGCCGGCTGCAATTGCTAATCCACACCACTTAGCACCTGCTATGGGTGGTAATGTCGGGGTTGGTGTGGCTGCAGCTGCCCCTGGTTCACAGGTGGGTGCCTATCAACAGGCCGAACTGGGTCATCTCAATTGGACAACCAACTTCTGa
- the LOC122280941 gene encoding uncharacterized protein LOC122280941 isoform X4, which translates to MVSGGSAVEGGETQLLSARVRKTIQSIKEIVGNHSELDIYAVLKETNMDPNETAQKLLNQDPFHEVRRKREKKKESTGYKDSVDPHRHFENVGQEIKFSTHSHRNVRRGGYTRNVLPLNLRQGIKFCVVRDNRVNQNTEKEVKPTSPQRTRSTNEKVIPNVPTKGFTGTSGSQKPPGGRSSSQTLNGPVDSHPRHARDASSRDSDGKVLEEKQASVPSPNLRVQAAKSNNSQPNPAILASGSSAIGVYSSSTDPVHVPSPDSRSSGTVGAIKREVGVVGVRRQHSDNSVKMSTVLSSSFSKSLLGKDGSTEASRPLNAISRTDDLNQTTETDSVIASMSVSRSFLSNQYSGRPHQQPAGHQKGAHHKIEWKPKSSQKVTVSSPGVIGTPTKSVSPSAENSKDLDSETAKLQDKLSSVNINEHQNVIIAQHIRVPETDRCRLTFGSIGTEFDSSRNLIAGLQAVGTTEESNVEPAMSSLSVSAPESSGDDASGSRLAEAHDSQVRNSGSDSPASVVDSEHQLPDEKESSSPQNLDNYADIGLVRENSPSYAPSESQQHQDPPELPGFSQAYDPQTGYDIPYFRPTMDETMRGQGLPSPQEALSSHTANSIPASTIAMVQQQQQQQQQQSSVAQMYPQVHFPHFANLLPYRQFLPPLYVSPMAMPGYSSNPAYPHPSNGSSYLLMSGGSSHLNASSMKYGVQQFKPVLAGNPTGFGNFTNPTGYINAPGVVGGATGLEDSSRVKYKDSNIYVSNPQAEASEIWIQNPRELPGMHWIQNPRELPGMQSTPYYNMPAQSPHGAYMPSHTGHASFNAAAAQSSHMQFPGMYHPPPQPAAIANPHHLAPAMGGNVGVGVAAAAPGSQVGAYQQAELGHLNWTTNF; encoded by the exons ATGGTCTCTGGCGGCTCGGCAGTCGAGGGCGGTGAAACTCAGTTACTTTCTGCGCGTGTGCGCAAGACCATCCAATCAATCAAGGAAATTGTGGGCAATCACTCTGAATTGGATATCTATGCGGTCCTGAAGGAAACTAACATGGATCCTAATGAAACCGCACAGAAATTGCTCAACCAAG ATCCATTTCATGAGgtgaggaggaaaagagagaagaaaaaggag AGTACTGGTTACAAGGACTCTGTGGATCCACATAGGCATTTTGAGAATGTTGGTCAAGAGATAAAATTTTCTACACATTCTCATCGTAATGTCCGAAGAGGAGGCTATACACGGAATGTTTTACCTCTTAATTTAAGACAAG GCATCAAGTTCTGTGTTGTGAGAGATAACAGAGTTAATCAAAACACGGAGAAAGAGGTGAAGCCTACTTCACCACAACGTACAAGATCTACCAATGAGAAAGTGATACCAAATGTTCCTACAAAGGG CTTTACAGGAACCTCAGGCAGCCAGAAGCCTCCTGGTGGACGGAGTTCATCTCAGACTTTGAATGGGCCGGTTGATTCACACCCTAGACATGCTCGAGATGCCAGTTCAAGGGACAGTGATGGGAAGGTACTAGAGGAAAAGCAGGCGTCAGTTCCCAGCCCAAATTTGCGGGTGCAAGCAGCAAAGTCAAACAACTCCCAACCAAATCCTGCAATTCTGGCATCAGGCAGTTCTGCTATTGGGGTGTATTCCTCTTCCACAGATCCAGTTCATGTGCCATCTCCAGATTCCAGGTCTTCAGGCACTGTTGGAGCTATTAAACGGGAAGTTGGTGTTGTTGGTGTTCGCAGACAGCATTCTGACAACTCTGTCAAAATGTCCACTGTGCTTAGTAGTTCTTTCTCAAAGTCACTTTTGGGAAAGGATGGTTCTACAGAAGCATCACGACCTCTCAATGCCATTTCGAGAACTGACGACCTCAACCAAACAACTGAAACTGATTCTGTTATTGCCAGCATGTCCGTAAGCAGATCATTCTTAAGCAACCAATATAGTGGCAGGCCACATCAACAACCTGCGGGTCATCAAAAAG GTGCCCATCATAAAATAGAGTGGAAACCTAAATCAAGCCAAAAGGTGACTGTTAGTAGCCCTGGGGTGATTGGAACACCTACAAAATCTGTTTCACCTTCTGCTGAGAATTCCAAGGATTTGGATTCTGAAACTGCTAAGTTGCAAGATAAGCTTTCTAGTGTAAACATAAATGAGCATCAGAATGTGATCATAGCACAGCATATTCGAGTCCCTGAGACTGATCGCTGTCGGCTCACTTTTGGAAGCATTGGGACAGAGTTTGATTCTTCAAGGAATCTTATTGCTGGACTGCAGGCTGTAGGAACTACAGAAGAATCAAATGTAGAACCTGCTATGAG CAGTTTGTCGGTGTCAGCTCCAGAGTCTTCTGGCGATGATGCTTCTGGCAGCAGGCTGGCAGAGGCACATGATAGCCAAGTTAGAAATTCTGGATCTGATTCTCCAGCTTCTGTAGTGGATTCTGAGCATCAATTGCCTGATGAGAAAGAGTCCTCAAGCCCTCAGAATTTGGACAATTATGCAGATATTGGATTGGTTCGAGAGAACAGTCCATCTTATGCTCCTTCAGAGTCGCAACAGCATCAAGATCCTCCTGAACTACCAGGGTTTTCG CAGGCATATGATCCTCAGACCGGTTATGATATACCCTATTTTAGACCCACAATGGATGAAACTATGCGGGGCCAGGGTTTACCATCTCCTCAGgag GCTTTAAGTTCACATACAGCCAACAGCATCCCTGCATCAACAATTGCCATGgttcagcagcagcagcagcagcagcagcagcaatcATCTGTAGCACAGATGTACCCGCAAGTTCATTTTCCCCATTTTGCCAATCTTTTGCCATACCGCCAATTCCTGCCCCCACTTTATGTTTCACCTATGGCCATGCCTGGCTATTCTAGCAACCCTGCCTATCCCCACCCATCAAATGGTAGCAGTTACTTGCTGATGTCAGGAGGTAGTTCACATCTAAATGCAAGCAGCATGAAGTATGGAGTTCAACAGTTCAAGCCTGTTCTGGCTGGCAATCCCACAGGGTTTGGGAATTTTACCAATCCAACCGGGTATATTAATGCTCCTGGTGTGGTTGGTGGTGCAACTGGGCTCGAAGACTCATCTCGAGTCAAATACAAAGATAGCAACATTTATGTCTCAAATCCGCAG GCCGAGGCATCTGAAATTTGGATTCAAAACCCAAGGGAGCTTCCGGGTATGCATTGGATTCAAAACCCAAGGGAGCTTCCGGGTATGCAATCCACTCCATACTACAACATGCCAGCGCAATCACCCCATGGTGCATATATGCCATCCCACACAGGTCATGCTTCCTTTAATGCAGCTGCTGCACAATCTTCTCACATGCAATTTCCGGGTATGTACCATCCTCCTCCGCAGCCGGCTGCAATTGCTAATCCACACCACTTAGCACCTGCTATGGGTGGTAATGTCGGGGTTGGTGTGGCTGCAGCTGCCCCTGGTTCACAGGTGGGTGCCTATCAACAGGCCGAACTGGGTCATCTCAATTGGACAACCAACTTCTGa
- the LOC122280941 gene encoding uncharacterized protein LOC122280941 isoform X2 codes for MVSGGSAVEGGETQLLSARVRKTIQSIKEIVGNHSELDIYAVLKETNMDPNETAQKLLNQDPFHEVRRKREKKKESTGYKDSVDPHRHFENVGQEIKFSTHSHRNVRRGGYTRNVLPLNLRQGIKFCVVRDNRVNQNTEKEVKPTSPQRTRSTNEKVIPNVPTKGSFTGTSGSQKPPGGRSSSQTLNGPVDSHPRHARDASSRDSDGKVLEEKQASVPSPNLRVQAAKSNNSQPNPAILASGSSAIGVYSSSTDPVHVPSPDSRSSGTVGAIKREVGVVGVRRQHSDNSVKMSTVLSSSFSKSLLGKDGSTEASRPLNAISRTDDLNQTTETDSVIASMSVSRSFLSNQYSGRPHQQPAGHQKGAHHKIEWKPKSSQKVTVSSPGVIGTPTKSVSPSAENSKDLDSETAKLQDKLSSVNINEHQNVIIAQHIRVPETDRCRLTFGSIGTEFDSSRNLIAGLQAVGTTEESNVEPAMSSLSVSAPESSGDDASGSRLAEAHDSQVRNSGSDSPASVVDSEHQLPDEKESSSPQNLDNYADIGLVRENSPSYAPSESQQHQDPPELPGFSAYDPQTGYDIPYFRPTMDETMRGQGLPSPQEALSSHTANSIPASTIAMVQQQQQQQQQQSSVAQMYPQVHFPHFANLLPYRQFLPPLYVSPMAMPGYSSNPAYPHPSNGSSYLLMSGGSSHLNASSMKYGVQQFKPVLAGNPTGFGNFTNPTGYINAPGVVGGATGLEDSSRVKYKDSNIYVSNPQAEASEIWIQNPRELPGMHWIQNPRELPGMQSTPYYNMPAQSPHGAYMPSHTGHASFNAAAAQSSHMQFPGMYHPPPQPAAIANPHHLAPAMGGNVGVGVAAAAPGSQVGAYQQAELGHLNWTTNF; via the exons ATGGTCTCTGGCGGCTCGGCAGTCGAGGGCGGTGAAACTCAGTTACTTTCTGCGCGTGTGCGCAAGACCATCCAATCAATCAAGGAAATTGTGGGCAATCACTCTGAATTGGATATCTATGCGGTCCTGAAGGAAACTAACATGGATCCTAATGAAACCGCACAGAAATTGCTCAACCAAG ATCCATTTCATGAGgtgaggaggaaaagagagaagaaaaaggag AGTACTGGTTACAAGGACTCTGTGGATCCACATAGGCATTTTGAGAATGTTGGTCAAGAGATAAAATTTTCTACACATTCTCATCGTAATGTCCGAAGAGGAGGCTATACACGGAATGTTTTACCTCTTAATTTAAGACAAG GCATCAAGTTCTGTGTTGTGAGAGATAACAGAGTTAATCAAAACACGGAGAAAGAGGTGAAGCCTACTTCACCACAACGTACAAGATCTACCAATGAGAAAGTGATACCAAATGTTCCTACAAAGGG CAGCTTTACAGGAACCTCAGGCAGCCAGAAGCCTCCTGGTGGACGGAGTTCATCTCAGACTTTGAATGGGCCGGTTGATTCACACCCTAGACATGCTCGAGATGCCAGTTCAAGGGACAGTGATGGGAAGGTACTAGAGGAAAAGCAGGCGTCAGTTCCCAGCCCAAATTTGCGGGTGCAAGCAGCAAAGTCAAACAACTCCCAACCAAATCCTGCAATTCTGGCATCAGGCAGTTCTGCTATTGGGGTGTATTCCTCTTCCACAGATCCAGTTCATGTGCCATCTCCAGATTCCAGGTCTTCAGGCACTGTTGGAGCTATTAAACGGGAAGTTGGTGTTGTTGGTGTTCGCAGACAGCATTCTGACAACTCTGTCAAAATGTCCACTGTGCTTAGTAGTTCTTTCTCAAAGTCACTTTTGGGAAAGGATGGTTCTACAGAAGCATCACGACCTCTCAATGCCATTTCGAGAACTGACGACCTCAACCAAACAACTGAAACTGATTCTGTTATTGCCAGCATGTCCGTAAGCAGATCATTCTTAAGCAACCAATATAGTGGCAGGCCACATCAACAACCTGCGGGTCATCAAAAAG GTGCCCATCATAAAATAGAGTGGAAACCTAAATCAAGCCAAAAGGTGACTGTTAGTAGCCCTGGGGTGATTGGAACACCTACAAAATCTGTTTCACCTTCTGCTGAGAATTCCAAGGATTTGGATTCTGAAACTGCTAAGTTGCAAGATAAGCTTTCTAGTGTAAACATAAATGAGCATCAGAATGTGATCATAGCACAGCATATTCGAGTCCCTGAGACTGATCGCTGTCGGCTCACTTTTGGAAGCATTGGGACAGAGTTTGATTCTTCAAGGAATCTTATTGCTGGACTGCAGGCTGTAGGAACTACAGAAGAATCAAATGTAGAACCTGCTATGAG CAGTTTGTCGGTGTCAGCTCCAGAGTCTTCTGGCGATGATGCTTCTGGCAGCAGGCTGGCAGAGGCACATGATAGCCAAGTTAGAAATTCTGGATCTGATTCTCCAGCTTCTGTAGTGGATTCTGAGCATCAATTGCCTGATGAGAAAGAGTCCTCAAGCCCTCAGAATTTGGACAATTATGCAGATATTGGATTGGTTCGAGAGAACAGTCCATCTTATGCTCCTTCAGAGTCGCAACAGCATCAAGATCCTCCTGAACTACCAGGGTTTTCG GCATATGATCCTCAGACCGGTTATGATATACCCTATTTTAGACCCACAATGGATGAAACTATGCGGGGCCAGGGTTTACCATCTCCTCAGgag GCTTTAAGTTCACATACAGCCAACAGCATCCCTGCATCAACAATTGCCATGgttcagcagcagcagcagcagcagcagcagcaatcATCTGTAGCACAGATGTACCCGCAAGTTCATTTTCCCCATTTTGCCAATCTTTTGCCATACCGCCAATTCCTGCCCCCACTTTATGTTTCACCTATGGCCATGCCTGGCTATTCTAGCAACCCTGCCTATCCCCACCCATCAAATGGTAGCAGTTACTTGCTGATGTCAGGAGGTAGTTCACATCTAAATGCAAGCAGCATGAAGTATGGAGTTCAACAGTTCAAGCCTGTTCTGGCTGGCAATCCCACAGGGTTTGGGAATTTTACCAATCCAACCGGGTATATTAATGCTCCTGGTGTGGTTGGTGGTGCAACTGGGCTCGAAGACTCATCTCGAGTCAAATACAAAGATAGCAACATTTATGTCTCAAATCCGCAG GCCGAGGCATCTGAAATTTGGATTCAAAACCCAAGGGAGCTTCCGGGTATGCATTGGATTCAAAACCCAAGGGAGCTTCCGGGTATGCAATCCACTCCATACTACAACATGCCAGCGCAATCACCCCATGGTGCATATATGCCATCCCACACAGGTCATGCTTCCTTTAATGCAGCTGCTGCACAATCTTCTCACATGCAATTTCCGGGTATGTACCATCCTCCTCCGCAGCCGGCTGCAATTGCTAATCCACACCACTTAGCACCTGCTATGGGTGGTAATGTCGGGGTTGGTGTGGCTGCAGCTGCCCCTGGTTCACAGGTGGGTGCCTATCAACAGGCCGAACTGGGTCATCTCAATTGGACAACCAACTTCTGa